In Carassius gibelio isolate Cgi1373 ecotype wild population from Czech Republic chromosome B2, carGib1.2-hapl.c, whole genome shotgun sequence, a single genomic region encodes these proteins:
- the LOC127950633 gene encoding 1-phosphatidylinositol 4,5-bisphosphate phosphodiesterase delta-1 isoform X2 yields the protein MDSNGTADKQSLEGDGDMLFLMNGGDLLKVRSGSWKKPRYYRLQEDCKTMWHQSKKTFKSKQTFSVEDIDEVRTGRQTEGLKKYTEESVEGRAFSILFKGRQKGLDLIASSEEEAKKWVGGLEKVISNMKNLTPQKKTEHWIYSSLREADKNFDNKISQNEMKSFLQDINIKVSEVYAEMLFQKCDISKCGYLEGKEIEHFYEILTQREEIDVIYGEYAKTDGLMSAADLLNFLMKEQKEDVSQNDALQLIEKYELDEKAKAKQQMTKDGFLMYLLQPEGMIFNPAHKSVYQDMNQPLNHYFISSSHNTYLLEDQLKGPSSTEGYIKALLKGCRCVELDCWDGSDGEPVIYHGYTLTSKVLFKDVIEAIQEYAFKTSEYPVILSLENHCSVEQQKTMAQHLSSILGSALVTKPLGDQMPTCLPSPEELKGRFIVKGKRLDKLEDMFSESKTADEESVTEEEDDEGDEDQEKKSSSLKLAKELSDMVIYCKSAHFHGFKDSRDKQSFYEMASFKEGKAVKLAEESANDYIHHNIDKLSRIYPAGMRTDSSNYNPVPLWNAGCQIVALNFQTPCPEMDLNQGLFLQNGQSGYNLKPSYLRDRDTKFDPLTLPDGPWLKNKILHLMVISAQQLPKVSERKSSIVDPIVKVQIYGVPADTTMVEMKYIENNGFNPMWNESFQFNVRVPDLALVRFLIEDYDFSSSNEFIGQYTLPFNSLKNGYHHVPLLTMNGDHLSFAGLFVHILIVDAK from the exons ATGGATTCCAACGGCACTGCTGACAAACAAA GTTTGGAGGGTGACGGAGACATGCTATTCCTGATGAATGGCGGAGATCTTTTGAAAGTCCGTTCAGGATCGTGGAAAAAACCCCGCTACTACAGACTCCAGGAGGACTGCAAGACCATGTGGCACCAATCCAAAAAGACCTTTAAGTCCAAACAGACAT TCTCTGTTGAGGACATTGACGAGGTACGAACAGGTCGGCAGACGGAGGGTTTGAAGAAATACACAGAGGAGTCAGTGGAGGGTCGAGCTTTCTCCATCCTATTTAAGGGCCGACAGAAAGGCCTGGACCTGATCGCCAGCTCTGAGGAGGAAGCCAAGAAGTGGGTCGGCGGTTTGGAGAAGGTCATCTCAAACATGAAGAACCTCACTCCTCAGAAGAAAACAGAGCA CTGGATCTACAGCTCTTTGCGTGAAGCAGATAAAAACTTTGATAACAAGATCAGTCAGAACGAGATGAAGAGCTTTCTACAAGACATCAACATTAAGGTGTCTGAAGTCTACGCTGAAATGCTCTTTCAG AAATGTGACATATCAAAGTGTGGATACCTGGAGGGGAAGGAGATTGAGCATTTCTATGAAATCCTGACACAAAGAGAGGAGATTGATGTCATCTATGGAGAGTATGCAAAGACAGATGGTCTCATGAGCGCCGCTGACCTGCTCAATTTCCTGATGAAAGAACAGAAAGAAGACGTGTCTCAGAATGATGCCCTTCAGCTTATTGAGAAATATGAACTGGATGAAAAAG CCAAAGCCAAACAGCAAATGACAAAGGATGGCTTCCTAATGTACTTGCTCCAGCCGGAGGGGATGATCTTTAACCCGGCTCATAAAAGTGTTTACCAGGACATGAACCAGCCTCTCAACCATTACTTCATCTCCTCCTCTCACAACACATACCTGCTGGAGGACCAGCTCAAAGGACCCAGCAGCACTGAGGGATACATAAA AGCACTTCTGAAGGGCTGCCGTTGTGTGGAGTTGGACTGCTGGGATGGATCAGACGGAGAGCCGGTCATTTACCACGGATACACTCTCACCTCAAAGGTCCTCTTCAAAGATGTGATCGAAGCCATTCAAGAATATGCCTTTAAG ACGTCCGAGTATCCTGTGATCTTGTCTTTGGAGAACCACTGCAGTGTGGAGCAGCAGAAGACCATGGCTCAGCACTTGAGCTCCATCCTGGGTAGCGCTCTGGTCACCAAACCCCTCGGAGATCAGATGCCCACATGCCTCCCTTCCCCAGAG GAGCTCAAAGGCCGGTTCATAGTCAAAGGGAAAAGACTAGACAAACTTGAGGACATGTTTTCAGAGTCCAAAACAGCAGATGAAGAAAGTGTAACAGAGGAAGAAGATGATGAAGGTGATGAAGACCAGGAAAAGAAGTCTAGT TCGCTGAAGTTAGCGAAGGAGCTGTCTGATATGGTGATCTACTGCAAAAGTGCCCATTTCCATGGATTTAAGGATTCCCGGGACAAGCAGTCCTTTTATGAGATGGCCTCCTTCAAAGAGGGAAAAGCTGTGAAACTGGCGGAAGAATCAG CGAACGATTATATCCATCACAATATAGACAAACTCAGCCGGATTTACCCAGCGGGAATGAGAACGGACTCCTCAAACTACAACCCTGTGCCTCTGTGGAACGCAGGCTGTCAGATCG TGGCCCTTAATTTCCAGACGCCCTGCCCAGAGATGGATCTGAATCAGGGGCTCTTCCTCCAGAACGGACAGAGTGGTTACAACCTCAAGCCTTCTTACCTACGAGACAGAGACACTAAATTTGACCCCCTCACTCTTCCTGATGGGCCGTGGTTAAAGAACAAGATTCTTCATTTGATG GTGATCTCAGCCCAGCAGTTACCCAAAGTGAGTGAAAGGAAGTCCTCCATTGTTGATCCCATTGTGAAAGTACAGATCTACGGTGTGCCGGCTGATACCACTATGGTGGAAATGAAGTACATTGAGAATAACG GCTTCAACCCCATGTGGAATGAGAGCTTCCAGTTTAATGTGCGTGTGCCAGATCTAGCCCTCGTGCGCTTTTTGATTGAGGACTACGACTTCAGTTCCAGCAATGAATTTATTGGCCAGTACACACTTCCCTTCAACAGCCTAAAGAATG GATATCACCATGTGCCATTGCTGACTATGAATGGAGACCACCTTTCCTTCGCTGGACTTTTCGTTCACATCCTGATTGTGGATGCTAAATAA
- the LOC127950633 gene encoding 1-phosphatidylinositol 4,5-bisphosphate phosphodiesterase delta-1 isoform X1, translated as MQCVRRQPARTKSQESLYRAQTKTTARNNMKRLGLEGDGDMLFLMNGGDLLKVRSGSWKKPRYYRLQEDCKTMWHQSKKTFKSKQTFSVEDIDEVRTGRQTEGLKKYTEESVEGRAFSILFKGRQKGLDLIASSEEEAKKWVGGLEKVISNMKNLTPQKKTEHWIYSSLREADKNFDNKISQNEMKSFLQDINIKVSEVYAEMLFQKCDISKCGYLEGKEIEHFYEILTQREEIDVIYGEYAKTDGLMSAADLLNFLMKEQKEDVSQNDALQLIEKYELDEKAKAKQQMTKDGFLMYLLQPEGMIFNPAHKSVYQDMNQPLNHYFISSSHNTYLLEDQLKGPSSTEGYIKALLKGCRCVELDCWDGSDGEPVIYHGYTLTSKVLFKDVIEAIQEYAFKTSEYPVILSLENHCSVEQQKTMAQHLSSILGSALVTKPLGDQMPTCLPSPEELKGRFIVKGKRLDKLEDMFSESKTADEESVTEEEDDEGDEDQEKKSSSLKLAKELSDMVIYCKSAHFHGFKDSRDKQSFYEMASFKEGKAVKLAEESANDYIHHNIDKLSRIYPAGMRTDSSNYNPVPLWNAGCQIVALNFQTPCPEMDLNQGLFLQNGQSGYNLKPSYLRDRDTKFDPLTLPDGPWLKNKILHLMVISAQQLPKVSERKSSIVDPIVKVQIYGVPADTTMVEMKYIENNGFNPMWNESFQFNVRVPDLALVRFLIEDYDFSSSNEFIGQYTLPFNSLKNGYHHVPLLTMNGDHLSFAGLFVHILIVDAK; from the exons ATGCAGTGTGTACGAAGACAGCCAGCGCGGACCAAATCTCAAGAGTCCTTATACCGCGCGCAGACGAAAACAACCGCGAGAAACAACATGAAACGTCTCG GTTTGGAGGGTGACGGAGACATGCTATTCCTGATGAATGGCGGAGATCTTTTGAAAGTCCGTTCAGGATCGTGGAAAAAACCCCGCTACTACAGACTCCAGGAGGACTGCAAGACCATGTGGCACCAATCCAAAAAGACCTTTAAGTCCAAACAGACAT TCTCTGTTGAGGACATTGACGAGGTACGAACAGGTCGGCAGACGGAGGGTTTGAAGAAATACACAGAGGAGTCAGTGGAGGGTCGAGCTTTCTCCATCCTATTTAAGGGCCGACAGAAAGGCCTGGACCTGATCGCCAGCTCTGAGGAGGAAGCCAAGAAGTGGGTCGGCGGTTTGGAGAAGGTCATCTCAAACATGAAGAACCTCACTCCTCAGAAGAAAACAGAGCA CTGGATCTACAGCTCTTTGCGTGAAGCAGATAAAAACTTTGATAACAAGATCAGTCAGAACGAGATGAAGAGCTTTCTACAAGACATCAACATTAAGGTGTCTGAAGTCTACGCTGAAATGCTCTTTCAG AAATGTGACATATCAAAGTGTGGATACCTGGAGGGGAAGGAGATTGAGCATTTCTATGAAATCCTGACACAAAGAGAGGAGATTGATGTCATCTATGGAGAGTATGCAAAGACAGATGGTCTCATGAGCGCCGCTGACCTGCTCAATTTCCTGATGAAAGAACAGAAAGAAGACGTGTCTCAGAATGATGCCCTTCAGCTTATTGAGAAATATGAACTGGATGAAAAAG CCAAAGCCAAACAGCAAATGACAAAGGATGGCTTCCTAATGTACTTGCTCCAGCCGGAGGGGATGATCTTTAACCCGGCTCATAAAAGTGTTTACCAGGACATGAACCAGCCTCTCAACCATTACTTCATCTCCTCCTCTCACAACACATACCTGCTGGAGGACCAGCTCAAAGGACCCAGCAGCACTGAGGGATACATAAA AGCACTTCTGAAGGGCTGCCGTTGTGTGGAGTTGGACTGCTGGGATGGATCAGACGGAGAGCCGGTCATTTACCACGGATACACTCTCACCTCAAAGGTCCTCTTCAAAGATGTGATCGAAGCCATTCAAGAATATGCCTTTAAG ACGTCCGAGTATCCTGTGATCTTGTCTTTGGAGAACCACTGCAGTGTGGAGCAGCAGAAGACCATGGCTCAGCACTTGAGCTCCATCCTGGGTAGCGCTCTGGTCACCAAACCCCTCGGAGATCAGATGCCCACATGCCTCCCTTCCCCAGAG GAGCTCAAAGGCCGGTTCATAGTCAAAGGGAAAAGACTAGACAAACTTGAGGACATGTTTTCAGAGTCCAAAACAGCAGATGAAGAAAGTGTAACAGAGGAAGAAGATGATGAAGGTGATGAAGACCAGGAAAAGAAGTCTAGT TCGCTGAAGTTAGCGAAGGAGCTGTCTGATATGGTGATCTACTGCAAAAGTGCCCATTTCCATGGATTTAAGGATTCCCGGGACAAGCAGTCCTTTTATGAGATGGCCTCCTTCAAAGAGGGAAAAGCTGTGAAACTGGCGGAAGAATCAG CGAACGATTATATCCATCACAATATAGACAAACTCAGCCGGATTTACCCAGCGGGAATGAGAACGGACTCCTCAAACTACAACCCTGTGCCTCTGTGGAACGCAGGCTGTCAGATCG TGGCCCTTAATTTCCAGACGCCCTGCCCAGAGATGGATCTGAATCAGGGGCTCTTCCTCCAGAACGGACAGAGTGGTTACAACCTCAAGCCTTCTTACCTACGAGACAGAGACACTAAATTTGACCCCCTCACTCTTCCTGATGGGCCGTGGTTAAAGAACAAGATTCTTCATTTGATG GTGATCTCAGCCCAGCAGTTACCCAAAGTGAGTGAAAGGAAGTCCTCCATTGTTGATCCCATTGTGAAAGTACAGATCTACGGTGTGCCGGCTGATACCACTATGGTGGAAATGAAGTACATTGAGAATAACG GCTTCAACCCCATGTGGAATGAGAGCTTCCAGTTTAATGTGCGTGTGCCAGATCTAGCCCTCGTGCGCTTTTTGATTGAGGACTACGACTTCAGTTCCAGCAATGAATTTATTGGCCAGTACACACTTCCCTTCAACAGCCTAAAGAATG GATATCACCATGTGCCATTGCTGACTATGAATGGAGACCACCTTTCCTTCGCTGGACTTTTCGTTCACATCCTGATTGTGGATGCTAAATAA